A single genomic interval of Coprobacter tertius harbors:
- a CDS encoding glycoside hydrolase family 43 protein, producing MRRLLMVTIVWFIMVMGSARGYYKNPVLSSGADPWVVKHEGIYYYCCSKDNGIWVSASKDLHHINLPVKVWSAPEGKKWNSHCIWAPELHYIDGRWYIYYAGGYSGPPFIHQRAGVLQSVGKDPFGEYIDKGSIFTGDTLNDWDHNYWSIDMTVFRYKGDLYAIWSGWDKHEKTDKTQQNLYIARMKNPWTMGSARVKISSPDRDFEKGELPLNEGPEILFHGDDVFLIYSCGQSWLDTYKLAYLKLRKNADPLLPENWLKGEKPIFEGNEGAFGVGHACFTTSPDDTEYYILYHTKKDRTPGWNREVRLQKFTFDENGIPYFGKPEPRNKSLPLPSGTVEE from the coding sequence ATGAGAAGGTTATTGATGGTTACGATTGTATGGTTTATTATGGTCATGGGGAGTGCGAGAGGATATTATAAAAATCCGGTTTTATCTTCTGGTGCCGATCCTTGGGTAGTGAAACATGAAGGGATTTATTATTATTGTTGTAGTAAAGATAATGGTATTTGGGTTTCTGCATCTAAAGATTTACATCATATAAATCTTCCTGTCAAAGTGTGGAGTGCTCCTGAAGGAAAGAAATGGAATTCTCATTGTATATGGGCTCCGGAGTTGCATTATATTGACGGTCGGTGGTATATTTATTATGCAGGAGGATATTCTGGGCCTCCTTTTATTCACCAGCGTGCAGGCGTACTTCAGTCGGTCGGGAAAGATCCTTTTGGTGAGTATATCGATAAGGGGTCGATTTTTACTGGAGATACCTTGAATGATTGGGATCATAATTATTGGTCGATCGATATGACTGTATTTAGGTATAAAGGTGATTTGTATGCGATATGGTCGGGATGGGACAAACATGAGAAGACCGATAAAACACAACAAAATTTATATATAGCCCGTATGAAAAATCCTTGGACGATGGGATCGGCAAGAGTAAAAATATCTTCTCCCGATCGAGATTTCGAGAAAGGAGAACTTCCTTTGAATGAAGGTCCGGAAATTCTTTTTCACGGCGATGACGTTTTTCTGATATATTCTTGCGGGCAATCATGGCTCGATACGTATAAATTAGCATACCTTAAATTGAGGAAAAATGCCGATCCGTTATTGCCGGAGAACTGGTTAAAAGGAGAAAAACCTATATTTGAAGGAAATGAGGGTGCTTTTGGGGTGGGACATGCGTGCTTTACCACTTCACCCGATGATACAGAGTATTATATTCTTTACCATACTAAAAAAGATCGTACACCGGGCTGGAATCGAGAAGTAAGACTACAGAAATTTACGTTTGATGAAAACGGAATTCCCTATTTCGGTAAACCAGAACCGAGGAATAAAAGTTTGCCTCTTCCTTCGGGAACTGTTGAAGAATAA
- a CDS encoding glutamate-5-semialdehyde dehydrogenase yields the protein MESLQPIFERVRNASRKLNLVDKSLIDKVLYAVADLAEAESDYILAENKKDLSAMDPENPKYDRLMLTPERICGIAADMRKVASLPSPLGIILSETVRPNGMKICKVSVPFGVIGIIYEARPNVSFDVFSLCFKSGNACILKGGSDAHYSNKAIIEVINKVLITFGIDLYTTVLLPDERSATEELLTAVDYVDLIIPRGGRNLIDYVREHSRVPVIETGAGICHTYFDAAGEVAKGAEIINNAKTRRVSVCNALDCLVVDESRLKDLPAICRKLSDANVIIYADDKAFAALRDNYPQSLLQHATEDSYGTEFLDYKMAVKTVKGIDEAIEHITRYSSKHSECIVSENEENIKRFINEIDAACVYSNVSTAFTDGGQFGFGAEIGISTQKLHARGPMALPELTSYKYIIRGNGQIR from the coding sequence ATGGAATCGTTGCAACCTATATTCGAAAGAGTTAGAAATGCTTCACGAAAACTCAATCTTGTCGATAAGTCGCTTATCGACAAGGTACTGTATGCCGTAGCAGATTTAGCAGAAGCCGAAAGTGATTATATTTTAGCAGAGAATAAGAAAGATCTTTCGGCTATGGATCCCGAGAATCCTAAATATGACCGGTTAATGCTTACACCGGAACGTATTTGTGGAATAGCAGCCGATATGCGTAAAGTTGCTTCATTGCCTTCCCCTTTAGGTATCATTTTGAGTGAGACTGTGAGGCCTAACGGGATGAAAATATGTAAAGTTTCGGTTCCTTTCGGTGTGATCGGTATTATTTATGAAGCCAGACCAAATGTAAGTTTCGATGTTTTTTCCCTTTGTTTCAAATCGGGAAATGCTTGTATATTGAAAGGAGGCTCTGATGCACATTATTCGAATAAAGCTATAATTGAAGTTATTAACAAGGTGTTGATAACATTTGGTATCGATTTATATACAACAGTTTTGCTTCCTGATGAAAGGTCTGCAACAGAGGAATTATTAACAGCTGTAGATTATGTGGATCTTATTATACCTCGAGGAGGGCGTAATCTGATCGACTATGTCCGGGAGCATTCACGCGTACCGGTTATCGAAACCGGAGCAGGTATTTGCCATACTTATTTCGATGCTGCCGGAGAGGTTGCAAAAGGTGCTGAAATTATCAATAATGCAAAAACACGCCGGGTAAGCGTATGCAATGCACTCGATTGTTTGGTTGTAGATGAATCTCGGCTCAAAGATCTTCCTGCGATTTGCCGTAAACTATCAGACGCTAATGTTATAATATATGCCGATGACAAAGCGTTTGCGGCATTACGGGATAATTATCCGCAGTCGCTTTTGCAACACGCTACCGAAGACAGTTACGGGACCGAGTTTCTTGATTATAAAATGGCTGTGAAAACAGTTAAGGGTATTGATGAAGCCATCGAGCATATTACCCGGTATTCATCGAAACACAGTGAATGTATTGTTAGCGAAAATGAAGAGAATATAAAACGATTCATCAATGAAATAGATGCGGCTTGTGTGTATTCGAATGTATCTACAGCCTTTACGGATGGCGGTCAGTTCGGATTTGGGGCTGAAATAGGTATAAGTACCCAAAAGTTACATGCTCGTGGTCCGATGGCTCTTCCGGAATTAACCAGTTATAAATATATTATACGAGGAAACGGACAAATTAGATAG
- a CDS encoding N-acetylornithine carbamoyltransferase: protein MRHFTNVKDLGDLNIALKEAFEVKANRFGYKQLGKDKTLIMIFFNSSLRTRLSTQKAAMNLGMNVMVLDINQGAWKLETERGVIMDGDKSEHLLEAIPVIGCYCDVIGVRAFAKFENKEDDYQEKILTEFIKYSGRPVFSMEAATRHPLQSFADLITIEEYKKKEKPKVVLTWAPHPKSLPQAVANSFAEWMNATDYEFVITHPEGYELDKSFTGNARIEYDQKKAFEGADFIYAKNWSAFADPNYGKVLNTDRSWTVDSEKMALTNNAYFMHCLPVRRNMIVTDDVIESPQSIVIPEAANREISAQVVLKKILESL from the coding sequence ATGAGACACTTCACGAATGTAAAAGATCTTGGCGATTTAAATATCGCGCTGAAAGAAGCTTTTGAAGTAAAAGCTAATCGTTTCGGATATAAACAACTGGGAAAAGATAAAACCCTGATCATGATATTTTTTAATTCGAGTTTACGTACCCGGTTGAGTACGCAAAAAGCGGCAATGAATCTTGGCATGAATGTAATGGTGCTGGATATTAATCAGGGAGCTTGGAAATTGGAGACCGAACGAGGAGTAATTATGGATGGCGATAAGTCGGAGCATTTATTAGAAGCGATTCCGGTAATCGGATGTTATTGTGACGTAATTGGGGTGAGGGCTTTTGCTAAATTCGAGAATAAAGAAGATGATTATCAAGAAAAGATACTTACCGAGTTTATAAAATATTCGGGACGTCCTGTATTTAGTATGGAAGCCGCTACTCGTCACCCGCTGCAAAGCTTTGCCGATCTTATTACGATAGAGGAATACAAGAAAAAAGAGAAACCTAAGGTTGTTCTCACTTGGGCTCCGCATCCTAAATCGCTGCCTCAGGCAGTCGCAAATTCTTTTGCTGAATGGATGAACGCGACCGATTATGAGTTTGTTATTACACACCCCGAAGGGTATGAATTGGATAAGTCTTTTACTGGAAACGCCCGGATAGAATATGATCAGAAAAAAGCGTTTGAAGGAGCCGACTTTATTTATGCTAAAAACTGGTCGGCTTTTGCCGATCCTAATTACGGGAAAGTATTAAATACCGATCGTAGTTGGACCGTAGATTCTGAAAAAATGGCTTTAACGAATAATGCTTATTTTATGCATTGTTTACCGGTACGGCGTAATATGATCGTTACAGACGATGTTATTGAGAGTCCACAATCTATCGTTATCCCCGAAGCTGCTAATCGGGAAATATCGGCACAAGTGGTTCTTAAAAAAATTCTCGAGAGCCTATAG
- a CDS encoding DUF5715 family protein, with product MKTRISLSLIIFLLLFTGCGKKGNTVPEQINLKIIPFGKFSRTFNDMNAKHLDAARKIGITPVNSREEAIDLGNRLCQIKTCGQYKIDSLTHSIPFLVPEARDLLKKVGQNFIDSLESRGGGSYKIIVTSVLRAENDIKKLRQKNGNASSNSAHRYGTTFDIAYTRFERFDNKYEIPQAQLKHILAEVLLDLRKQDRCYIRYEVKQGCFHVTARQSY from the coding sequence GTGAAAACAAGAATATCTTTATCTTTAATTATTTTTTTACTGTTATTTACCGGCTGCGGGAAAAAAGGTAATACAGTTCCGGAACAAATAAATTTGAAAATTATTCCTTTTGGAAAATTCTCGAGAACATTTAACGATATGAACGCCAAGCATCTCGACGCAGCTCGGAAAATCGGAATAACACCAGTAAATTCACGGGAAGAGGCGATCGATCTGGGTAATCGTTTATGCCAGATAAAAACCTGTGGACAATACAAAATAGATTCTCTTACCCACTCGATTCCTTTTTTGGTGCCCGAAGCCCGGGATTTACTGAAAAAAGTAGGACAAAACTTTATTGATTCTTTAGAAAGTCGGGGAGGAGGCAGTTATAAAATAATTGTTACGAGCGTTCTCCGAGCTGAGAACGATATAAAAAAATTACGGCAAAAAAACGGTAATGCAAGTTCGAATTCCGCACACAGATACGGCACGACATTCGATATCGCTTATACACGTTTCGAAAGATTCGACAATAAATACGAAATTCCACAGGCGCAACTAAAGCATATACTGGCCGAGGTACTTCTCGACCTACGGAAACAAGACCGATGTTACATACGTTACGAAGTGAAACAAGGATGCTTTCACGTTACCGCCCGACAAAGTTATTAA
- a CDS encoding heavy metal translocating P-type ATPase — MRKITVPVLEMSCAVCAANVEKGVRAVKGVSNADVNFASNSLTVEFDEKFVTPAQLKKTVQSLGYDLVIEEAAEEITEELRLKHFRLMRFKTIMAWVLAIPLMVISMSAMHGGPIVNWIMLLLTSPILFFCGDAFFKNAWKQARHRTANMDTLVALSTSIAFLFSLFNTIYPDFWIQRGIEPHVYYEASGMIIAFVLLGKLMEERAKNNTSSAIKKLMGLQPKTARLIEDGIEKDVPIASLKPSDKVSVKPGEKIPVDGIVREGNSYVDESMISGEPIPVMKKDGDKVLAGTLNQKGAFVLEATQVGSQTVLAQIVRMVQDAQGSKAPVQRIADKISRIFVPVVMGISLLTFVLWLLMGGGGYFSYALLAAVSVLVIACPCALGLATPTALMVGIGKAAENHILIKDAFALENLCRVNCVVLDKTGTLTQGKPTVTHVSWIYSGDNTENKYVLLTLERRSEHPLATAIVEFLGNPVSVPATFSSFESVTGEGVTGKIEDREYWAGSERMARKYISDTTLLHDGIMWQQAGLSTVYFGSGYELLAIFAISDPVKDSSRNAVKLLKQNGIEVHMLTGDNRQTAVSIAGELEIEHYEAEVLPQEKENYIKNLQTQGKVVAMVGDGINDSQALARADVSVAMGKGTDIAMDVAMVTLINSDLLLLPQAIRLSRQTVRIIRENLFWAFIYNVIGIPVAAGILYPIWGILLNPMWASAAMAFSSVSVVLNSLRLKWMKI; from the coding sequence ATGAGAAAAATAACGGTCCCTGTTCTGGAAATGAGTTGTGCTGTATGCGCGGCAAATGTAGAAAAAGGAGTGAGAGCTGTAAAAGGTGTTTCTAATGCCGATGTTAATTTCGCGTCGAATTCGCTAACTGTCGAATTCGATGAAAAGTTTGTTACTCCGGCTCAATTGAAAAAAACGGTTCAGTCATTGGGTTACGATCTGGTGATAGAAGAAGCTGCTGAGGAAATAACGGAAGAATTGCGTCTGAAACATTTTCGATTGATGCGATTTAAAACGATAATGGCCTGGGTGTTAGCCATCCCTTTGATGGTTATCTCCATGTCGGCAATGCACGGAGGCCCCATTGTTAACTGGATTATGTTGTTGCTAACTTCTCCGATATTGTTTTTTTGTGGCGATGCTTTTTTTAAAAATGCCTGGAAACAAGCCCGTCATCGTACGGCTAATATGGATACTTTAGTTGCTTTAAGTACCTCTATCGCTTTTCTTTTCAGCTTATTTAATACTATATATCCCGATTTTTGGATTCAGCGCGGTATAGAACCTCATGTGTATTATGAGGCTTCGGGGATGATTATTGCTTTTGTATTACTGGGAAAACTTATGGAAGAACGGGCGAAAAACAATACCTCTTCTGCCATAAAGAAATTAATGGGCCTACAACCTAAAACAGCCCGTCTTATAGAAGACGGTATCGAAAAAGATGTTCCTATCGCTTCTTTAAAACCTTCAGACAAAGTAAGTGTAAAACCGGGAGAAAAAATTCCGGTAGATGGTATCGTCCGGGAGGGCAATTCGTATGTCGATGAGAGTATGATCAGTGGAGAACCGATACCTGTGATGAAGAAAGATGGTGACAAAGTATTGGCCGGAACTTTGAATCAGAAGGGTGCTTTTGTCCTCGAAGCTACACAGGTAGGGAGCCAGACGGTGCTGGCTCAAATTGTACGCATGGTGCAGGACGCACAAGGAAGCAAAGCACCCGTACAACGAATTGCCGATAAGATCAGCAGAATATTTGTTCCGGTCGTAATGGGTATCTCATTACTTACATTTGTTTTATGGCTTTTAATGGGTGGCGGGGGATATTTCTCTTATGCTTTACTGGCTGCGGTATCTGTTCTCGTAATTGCCTGTCCTTGTGCATTGGGGTTAGCGACTCCTACTGCGTTAATGGTAGGTATCGGTAAAGCAGCCGAGAATCATATATTGATAAAAGATGCTTTTGCCCTCGAAAATCTTTGTCGTGTAAATTGTGTCGTTTTGGATAAAACCGGAACGCTTACGCAAGGCAAACCGACGGTTACGCATGTCAGCTGGATATATTCAGGGGATAATACGGAAAATAAATATGTTTTGTTGACATTGGAACGTCGTTCCGAACATCCTCTTGCAACTGCTATTGTCGAGTTTCTCGGTAATCCGGTGTCGGTACCTGCTACTTTTTCTTCTTTCGAAAGCGTTACCGGAGAAGGAGTGACTGGTAAAATAGAGGACAGGGAGTATTGGGCCGGGAGTGAACGCATGGCCCGTAAGTATATTTCCGATACGACTTTATTGCACGATGGTATAATGTGGCAACAGGCCGGTTTAAGTACCGTATATTTCGGATCGGGTTATGAATTGCTGGCTATTTTTGCTATATCCGATCCGGTAAAAGACTCTTCCCGCAATGCGGTAAAATTGTTGAAACAGAATGGGATCGAAGTACACATGCTTACGGGAGATAATCGGCAGACGGCTGTTTCTATCGCTGGAGAGCTGGAAATAGAACATTATGAAGCTGAAGTATTGCCTCAGGAGAAAGAGAATTATATAAAAAATTTGCAGACTCAGGGTAAAGTCGTAGCCATGGTAGGCGACGGAATTAATGATTCACAGGCATTGGCTCGAGCTGATGTAAGTGTCGCTATGGGGAAAGGTACGGATATTGCAATGGATGTTGCAATGGTTACGCTCATTAATTCCGATTTGTTGCTTCTTCCGCAGGCCATTCGGTTATCGAGGCAAACGGTACGTATTATTCGTGAAAATTTGTTTTGGGCATTTATATATAATGTTATCGGTATTCCGGTGGCTGCTGGTATTCTCTATCCGATATGGGGCATTTTGTTGAATCCCATGTGGGCCAGTGCGGCAATGGCTTTTTCTTCGGTATCGGTGGTTCTTAATAGTTTACGGTTGAAATGGATGAAAATCTGA
- a CDS encoding heavy-metal-associated domain-containing protein: protein MKTTSKFKTNAKCGGCVQKIGEKLNNEPEVENWSIDLENPDKTLLITSGLPDAVVVRLVNEAGFKAEKM, encoded by the coding sequence ATGAAAACGACAAGTAAATTTAAAACAAACGCTAAATGTGGCGGTTGTGTACAAAAAATCGGGGAAAAATTAAATAATGAACCGGAAGTGGAAAATTGGTCTATCGATCTCGAAAATCCCGATAAAACATTGTTGATTACATCTGGTTTACCCGACGCCGTGGTGGTACGTTTGGTAAATGAAGCCGGTTTTAAGGCCGAAAAAATGTAA
- a CDS encoding DUF3256 family protein yields the protein MRKIFIFICIVFLTLSAEAQRVASFFYVMPEELIPQLETNRRKDIIDLYKHDKKGGVTNSLGGKSDVIELSENYLEVGMSASSTLQIKLLPWQQKDTTGTIITVIRTVCAPACNSTIEFYDTNWTRLKTEDFISLPTDKMMFKSESADSVSVKKALQLIDISLMRYDLALGNDDLQFTTTIGDYMPEEYYKQIKPLLRESPLLYKWNGKCFVIKEQ from the coding sequence ATGCGTAAAATATTTATTTTTATCTGTATTGTATTTCTGACTCTTTCTGCCGAAGCGCAAAGAGTTGCTTCTTTCTTTTATGTTATGCCCGAAGAATTAATTCCACAATTGGAAACAAATCGTAGAAAAGACATAATAGATTTATACAAACACGATAAAAAAGGAGGAGTTACCAATTCGTTGGGAGGAAAATCGGATGTTATCGAATTATCGGAAAATTATCTGGAAGTAGGAATGTCCGCATCTTCGACCCTACAAATAAAACTACTCCCCTGGCAACAAAAGGATACTACCGGTACTATTATTACCGTTATACGTACCGTCTGTGCTCCGGCATGCAATAGTACGATAGAATTTTACGACACCAATTGGACACGGTTAAAAACCGAGGATTTTATAAGTCTGCCAACAGACAAAATGATGTTCAAGTCTGAATCGGCTGATTCCGTTTCGGTAAAAAAAGCGTTACAACTTATCGATATTTCACTAATGCGTTACGACCTTGCACTGGGAAACGATGACTTGCAATTTACAACGACCATTGGCGATTATATGCCCGAAGAATATTATAAACAAATAAAACCGCTTTTAAGAGAAAGCCCTTTATTATATAAATGGAACGGAAAATGTTTCGTAATAAAAGAACAATAA
- a CDS encoding DMT family transporter, giving the protein MWLTLAFISAALLGMYEVFKKAALDRNAVIPVLFLNTVFCSLIFLPLIVLSYAFPETIQHSILYVPKVPFTTHLYIILKAVIVLSSWIFAYFAMKHLPITIAATIKASQPVLTLLGALLIFGERLNLYQWIGVSLSILSFFLLSSAGRKEGIRFSHNIWIWFIVLATITGSVSGLYDKYLMSRFDRMTVQVWYNYYQMGIMFIILMFLWYPKRKQTTPFRWRNSIFFISLFLVAADFVYFYALSYPDSMISIVSMVRRSGVIVSFTAGVFFFKEKNIRRKAIDLVLVLIGMYFLYLGTK; this is encoded by the coding sequence ATGTGGTTAACTTTGGCTTTTATCTCGGCCGCATTGCTGGGAATGTACGAAGTATTTAAAAAAGCGGCTCTGGACAGGAATGCCGTCATACCGGTACTTTTTCTCAATACGGTATTCTGCAGCCTGATTTTTCTCCCGTTAATCGTTTTGTCTTATGCTTTTCCTGAAACGATACAGCACAGCATACTGTATGTTCCGAAAGTACCTTTCACGACACATCTGTATATCATTCTAAAAGCCGTTATCGTATTATCATCATGGATTTTCGCCTATTTCGCCATGAAACATTTACCGATAACAATTGCTGCTACAATAAAAGCATCCCAGCCCGTTCTCACCCTGTTGGGTGCTCTACTGATATTCGGAGAACGACTTAATCTATACCAATGGATCGGAGTAAGTTTGTCCATACTGTCGTTTTTTTTACTTTCATCGGCCGGCCGGAAAGAAGGGATACGCTTCTCTCATAATATATGGATATGGTTTATCGTTCTGGCTACTATCACAGGATCGGTCAGCGGGTTATACGATAAATACCTGATGAGCCGTTTCGACCGGATGACCGTACAGGTATGGTATAATTATTACCAAATGGGAATTATGTTTATTATTCTGATGTTTTTATGGTATCCCAAAAGAAAACAGACGACACCCTTCCGTTGGAGAAACAGCATATTCTTTATTTCATTATTTCTCGTTGCTGCCGATTTCGTATATTTTTATGCCCTGAGTTATCCCGACTCTATGATTTCTATTGTTTCTATGGTGAGACGCAGCGGAGTAATCGTGAGTTTCACGGCAGGTGTTTTTTTCTTTAAAGAAAAAAATATCCGCAGGAAAGCAATCGACCTCGTTCTGGTACTTATCGGTATGTATTTTCTCTATCTGGGTACCAAATGA
- the truA gene encoding tRNA pseudouridine(38-40) synthase TruA, producing MSHRYFLYSAYDGSGYHGWQVQPNGITVQQRIEESLSTLLRRETPITGAGRTDTGVHAKLMAAHFDTEEPVNDANALCNKLNRILPPDISIYRIVPVREDAHARFDAISRTYRYYITDRKNPFDNRYAWRIHGKLDFEEMNKAALKLFDYTDFTSFSKLHTDVKTNNCRIMQAKWEKEGELYAFTIQADRFLRNMVRAIVGTVIDVGRRKLSVQEFCRIIEQKDRCKAGTSAPANALFLCDISYPDTIFI from the coding sequence GTGTCGCACCGCTATTTTTTATATTCGGCTTATGACGGTTCCGGTTATCACGGTTGGCAAGTACAACCTAACGGTATTACGGTACAGCAAAGAATCGAAGAATCTCTATCGACTCTGTTGCGTCGCGAAACACCGATAACCGGTGCCGGACGTACCGATACCGGTGTACACGCTAAACTCATGGCAGCTCACTTCGATACCGAAGAACCAGTAAACGATGCGAACGCATTATGTAACAAATTAAACCGAATTTTACCGCCCGACATATCTATTTATAGAATCGTCCCTGTACGGGAAGATGCACATGCCCGTTTCGATGCCATATCCCGCACCTACCGGTATTATATTACCGACAGAAAAAATCCGTTCGACAACCGGTATGCCTGGAGAATTCATGGAAAGCTCGACTTCGAGGAAATGAATAAGGCGGCCCTGAAATTATTCGATTACACCGATTTTACCAGTTTCAGTAAACTACATACCGATGTAAAAACGAACAATTGTCGTATAATGCAGGCAAAATGGGAAAAAGAAGGTGAACTGTATGCTTTTACAATACAAGCCGACCGTTTTTTAAGAAATATGGTACGGGCCATAGTAGGGACTGTGATCGATGTCGGACGCAGGAAATTGTCGGTACAGGAGTTCTGTCGGATCATAGAACAAAAAGACCGGTGTAAAGCCGGAACTTCTGCTCCGGCAAACGCTTTATTCCTTTGTGATATTTCTTATCCGGATACTATATTTATATAA
- the speA gene encoding biosynthetic arginine decarboxylase: MRRWRVEDSAELYNINGWGLKYFAINEKGHVTVTPREGSDSVDLKVLMDELQVRDVTSPVLVRFPDILDNRIEKISKCFQQAAEEYGYTSQNFIIYPIKVNQMRPVVEEIVSHGKKFNIGLEAGSKPELHAVLAINIDQNSLIICNGYKDENYIELALLAQKMGRRIFLVVEKLNELKLIASIAKRLKIRPNVGIRIKLASSGSGKWEESGGDVSKFGLNSSELLEALDILEKNKMTDCLRLIHFHIGSQVTKIRRIKNALREASQFYVQLRGMGYNIDFVDIGGGLGVDYDGTRSSSSESSMNYSIQEYVNDSISALVDACTKNDLPQPNIITESGRSLTAHHSVLIFEVLETTTLPSWDENEDITDEDHELVRELYKIWETINQPRLIESWHDALQIREEALDLFGLGMLDLRTRAQIERLFWSVAREVYSIASEIKHSPEELKKISKMLPDKYFCNFSLFQSLPDSWAIDQIFPIMPIGRLDEKPDRTATIQDITCDSDGKIDNFISTRSFNYHLPVHSLNNKEPYYIGVFLVGAYQEILGDMHNLFGDTNAVHVSVYKDHYEIDQIIDGETVAEVLDYVQFSPKKLVRSVETWVTTSMKEGVITPEEGREFLSNYRSGLYGYTYLEKD, from the coding sequence ATGAGAAGATGGCGTGTTGAAGATTCGGCCGAACTTTACAATATCAATGGTTGGGGGCTGAAATATTTTGCAATTAATGAAAAAGGACATGTGACCGTAACTCCGCGCGAAGGAAGCGATTCGGTCGATCTGAAAGTGCTAATGGACGAGTTGCAAGTACGTGACGTGACTTCTCCCGTATTGGTGCGTTTTCCTGATATTCTCGATAACCGGATCGAAAAAATATCGAAATGTTTCCAGCAAGCTGCTGAAGAATACGGATATACTTCGCAAAATTTTATTATTTACCCGATTAAGGTAAATCAGATGCGCCCCGTTGTGGAAGAGATCGTAAGTCACGGAAAAAAATTCAACATCGGCTTGGAAGCCGGTTCCAAGCCTGAACTCCATGCCGTACTGGCAATCAATATCGACCAAAACTCCCTGATCATCTGCAACGGTTATAAAGACGAAAATTATATCGAACTGGCTTTGCTTGCACAGAAAATGGGGCGCCGTATATTTCTTGTCGTAGAAAAGCTAAACGAACTGAAACTAATCGCTTCGATTGCAAAACGATTGAAAATAAGGCCCAATGTAGGGATACGGATAAAACTGGCCAGTTCGGGCAGCGGAAAATGGGAAGAATCGGGAGGCGACGTCAGCAAATTCGGACTAAACTCGAGCGAATTACTCGAAGCACTCGATATTCTCGAAAAAAACAAAATGACAGACTGTCTCCGGTTGATACATTTCCACATCGGCAGCCAGGTTACTAAAATACGCCGTATCAAAAATGCCCTGCGTGAAGCTTCGCAATTTTATGTGCAACTGCGCGGTATGGGATACAACATCGACTTTGTAGATATAGGAGGAGGTCTCGGAGTCGATTACGACGGTACCCGTTCTTCCAGTAGCGAAAGCAGCATGAACTATTCTATACAGGAATATGTAAACGACTCTATTTCGGCATTGGTAGATGCCTGTACTAAGAACGATCTTCCTCAGCCTAATATTATTACAGAATCGGGCCGGTCGCTTACTGCACATCATTCGGTACTTATTTTCGAAGTGCTGGAAACAACGACTTTACCTTCCTGGGACGAAAATGAAGATATTACCGACGAAGACCATGAACTGGTACGGGAATTATATAAAATATGGGAAACTATCAATCAACCGCGTCTGATAGAATCCTGGCACGACGCATTGCAAATACGCGAAGAAGCACTCGACTTATTCGGGCTGGGAATGCTCGACCTGCGTACCCGTGCACAGATAGAACGATTGTTCTGGTCGGTAGCAAGAGAAGTATACAGCATTGCATCGGAAATAAAACACTCTCCCGAAGAATTAAAGAAAATATCGAAAATGCTACCCGATAAATATTTCTGTAATTTTTCGTTATTCCAGTCGTTACCCGACTCATGGGCTATCGACCAGATATTCCCTATTATGCCGATCGGACGCCTCGATGAGAAACCGGATCGAACAGCTACCATTCAGGATATTACCTGTGACTCGGACGGAAAAATCGATAATTTTATTTCTACCCGTAGTTTCAACTACCATTTGCCGGTACACTCGCTCAATAATAAAGAACCCTATTATATAGGCGTATTTCTCGTAGGAGCTTATCAGGAAATACTGGGTGATATGCACAATCTTTTCGGCGACACCAATGCTGTGCATGTAAGCGTTTACAAAGATCATTACGAAATAGATCAGATAATCGACGGCGAAACCGTAGCCGAAGTCCTCGATTATGTACAGTTCAGTCCCAAAAAGCTGGTACGCAGCGTAGAAACATGGGTAACGACTTCGATGAAAGAAGGAGTTATTACCCCCGAAGAAGGCCGCGAATTTTTATCGAATTATCGTTCGGGACTTTACGGTTATACTTATCTTGAAAAAGATTAA